A section of the Maylandia zebra isolate NMK-2024a linkage group LG8, Mzebra_GT3a, whole genome shotgun sequence genome encodes:
- the LOC112435264 gene encoding uncharacterized protein LOC112435264 yields MCNHTVALLFQTAHYSQLRVPVVPPVHSCTESEQQWHKPRTVGVKPGPINSMIFTKPVPNRMAQTGVRSGFYRGMVGPLPDPCLFRITEAYAKFNIEDRPLVTTMNMRPDKPLVESAFGLVQEGSVLSYQQPVLTTPYITLQRDAPPTPHLPLEGYDILPSDCVFVCSEEELLHLKSLSVTLEMAHKIEEATREQSSSSEWHQLRRPRVTASRFREVCHVRGQSSAESLAERILKGTRQTADMRRGTEMEPAIAAEYSRLMNVNYSPCGLVIHPIACCIS; encoded by the exons ATGTGCAATCACACAGTGGCACTGCTCTTCCAAACAGCACACTACTCACAACTCAGAGTGCCGGTTGTCCCCCCTGTGCATAGCTGCACGGAATCTGAACAGCAATGGCACAAGCCACGGACAGTG GGTGTGAAGCCAGGACCCATCAACTCCATGATCTTCACTAAGCCAGTACCAAATAGGATGGCCCAGACTGGAGTACG GAGTGGCTTCTACAGAGGCATGGTGGGTCCGTTACCAGATCCCTGCTTGTTCAGAATAACGGAGGCATATGCAAAATTTAATATTGAGGACAGGCCACTTGTGACCACAATGAACATGAGACCTGACAAGCCCCTTGTGGAAAGTGCCTTTGGGCTGGTGCAGGAGGGCAGTGTTCTGTCATATCAGCAGCCGGTTTTGACAACCCCGTACATCACACTACAACGCGATGCACCACCAACACCGCACTTGCCTCTGGAGGGGTATGACATCTTGCCATcagattgtgtgtttgtgtgctcagAAGAAGAGCTTCTGCATCTGAAAAGCTTGTCTGTAACTCTGGAAATGGCTCACAAAATAGAGGAAGCTACACGTGAGCAAAGCTCTTCGTCTGAGTGGCATCAGCTCCGCAGGCCCAGAGTGACTGCCTCTAGGTTTCGGGAGGTGTGTCACGTCAGAGGCCAGAGCTCGGCCGAGTCACTAGCAGAGCGTATATTGAAGGGAACAAGGCAGACAGCAGACATGAGGAGAGGAACTGAGATGGAGCCTGCAATAGCAGCAGAGTATAGTAGGCTAATGAATGTTAACTACTCACCCTGTGGTCTGGTCATTCACCCCATTGCTTGCTGCATCTCCTGA